A genomic region of Pseudomonas abietaniphila contains the following coding sequences:
- a CDS encoding RNA polymerase sigma factor: protein MIDLPPPALDSVPSEIDQDAPKAARARFLKVFLSQRPQMEALVSRRVGCRATAADLVQDLFVRFWRRPLVQVEELNTYLMRCAGNIAIDHLRNEGTRARLHEALISDEQELCSDAPQAALEASNDLRHIEAALRGLPDKTRQIFLLNRIHGRKYGEIATVMGLSQSAVEKHMMRALQACKASLEQGPGRVIPLGAKSGDARR, encoded by the coding sequence ATGATTGATCTCCCTCCACCCGCCCTCGACTCGGTCCCCTCCGAGATCGATCAAGACGCCCCGAAAGCTGCTCGCGCACGCTTTCTCAAGGTGTTCCTGTCCCAGCGCCCGCAAATGGAAGCGCTGGTGAGTCGGCGTGTCGGGTGCCGTGCGACGGCAGCCGATCTGGTGCAGGACCTGTTCGTCCGGTTCTGGCGACGTCCGCTGGTGCAGGTGGAGGAGCTCAACACCTACTTGATGCGTTGCGCGGGCAACATTGCCATCGACCATCTGCGCAACGAAGGCACCCGCGCCCGGCTTCATGAAGCGCTGATATCTGACGAGCAGGAACTGTGCAGCGACGCGCCGCAGGCCGCGCTGGAAGCCAGTAACGATTTGCGACACATCGAAGCGGCACTGCGCGGACTGCCCGACAAAACGCGGCAGATCTTCCTGCTCAACCGCATTCACGGTCGCAAATACGGCGAGATCGCCACCGTCATGGGCCTTTCGCAGAGCGCGGTGGAAAAACACATGATGCGCGCCTTGCAGGCCTGCAAGGCGAGTCTGGAGCAGGGGCCCGGGCGGGTGATCCCGCTCGGTGCGAAGTCCGGGGACGCTCGTCGATGA
- a CDS encoding HPF/RaiA family ribosome-associated protein: protein MQIQVNSDNHIESSIRLEEWVRTTVESTLERYEEDLTRVEVHIRDENGDKPGPHDIRCQMEARPKGHQPISVTHKADSLDQAVDGAAVKLDHALEHLFGKLRSKRGGVTTLSSVRGNESDNPDALLQEEFLEKDDALHG from the coding sequence ATGCAAATCCAGGTCAATAGCGATAACCACATCGAAAGCAGCATCCGACTGGAGGAGTGGGTACGAACCACCGTTGAAAGCACGCTCGAACGCTACGAAGAAGATCTCACCCGCGTCGAAGTCCACATCCGCGATGAGAATGGCGATAAGCCCGGCCCGCATGACATCCGCTGCCAGATGGAAGCCCGGCCAAAAGGACACCAACCTATTTCCGTGACCCACAAGGCCGACTCACTGGATCAGGCCGTGGACGGCGCTGCCGTGAAACTCGATCACGCGCTGGAACACTTGTTCGGCAAACTGCGCAGCAAACGCGGCGGTGTCACCACGCTGAGCAGTGTTCGGGGCAACGAATCGGACAATCCCGACGCCCTGCTACAGGAAGAATTTCTGGAAAAAGACGACGCCCTGCACGGTTAA